From a single Accipiter gentilis chromosome 8, bAccGen1.1, whole genome shotgun sequence genomic region:
- the GRIN3B gene encoding glutamate receptor ionotropic, NMDA 3B → MAGLRAFWLLLAAAAAGLGGAGGHPQPCRVLARTGPAVRLGALLPPPAPGRARLRAALLRAAGTGPGPGPGPGAGPGGARLPYNLSLEVVAGAPAARDPGSLARWLCGALVVRGVAAVLALPRSRRELLQLDFLAAALQIPFVSLLDSRGPLPFRAQSPFHFHMDRQSSLETLVDVLVSVLQANDWKETNLMLCHPWDVSGFLGLWARRSQLFLRTVLDLGYLDEPGATRYLQQHEERFRALSSPVLVLGCDLRRTRLIFQAAEELGLLPQEFHWMLGSPLSTGELQTEGLPLGLLAYGEVNRPPLELFIQDAVELVSRAITSAAHVRPDLALLQTMVNCNDRHRAGSESSGLFLSRFLANTSFHGRTGPVRVENATLVRLEQQYRVWSLRRDSRGEPTWVTVGTWQHGKLELEEGAWQSHRQRKSPGEGAGGARVRLRVVTLVEHPFVFTREADEDGSCPAGQLCLDPGTNDSVVLDSLFEELGADNGSVPRAYKKCCYGYCIDLLEKLAEDVPFDFELYIVGDGKYGAWKNGRWTGLVGDLLSGTAHMAVTSFSINSARSKVIDFTSPFFSTSLGILVRTKDTASPIGAFMWPLHWTMWVGIFVALHMTALFLTLYEWKSPYGMTPHGRNRMKIFSYSSALNLCYAILFGRTVSSKTPKCCTGRFLMNLWAIFCLLVLSSYTANLAAVMVGDKTFEELSGIHDPKLHHPSQGFRFGTVWESSAEEYIKKSFPEMHEYMRRYNVPTTPAGVTMLKTEPPKLNAFIMDKSLLDYEVSIDSDCKLLTVGKPFAIEGYGIGLPQNSPLTSNISEFISRYKSAGFIDLLHDKWYKMVPCGKRVFAVTETLQMGIYHFSGLFVLLCIGLSGSLLTSLGEHVFYRLVLPRIKRKKKFNYWLHTSQKIHRALNMGTEERKSQQLSLEQRCNLQPRHAPAAGQPWSTLRKEARRVRFQVDKAPSKGEGSLQHPRNGQALQPPDRPASESELRELEEKIQEMRDQLRTALVRKSELVAVLGTVKSSRALPTPSATEKPQEER, encoded by the exons atGGCGGGGCTGCGGgcgttctggctgctgctggcggcggcggcggcggggctggggggcgcgggggggcaCCCGCAGCCCTGCCGCGTCCTGGCCCGCACCGGCCCCGCCGTGCGCCTCGGGGCGCTgctgccgccccccgcccccggccgcgcccggctccgcgccgcgCTGCTGAGAGCCGCCGGTACCGGCCCCGGTCCGGGTCCTGgccccggtgccggtcccggggGGGCGAGGCTGCCCTACAACCTCAGCCTGGAGGTGGTGGCGGGGGCCCCGGCGGCGCGGGACCCGGGGTCGCTGGCGCGGTGGCTCTGCGGGGCGCTGGTGGTGCGCGGCGTGGCCGCCGTCCTGGCTCTGCCCCGCTCCCGGCGGGAGCTGCTCCAGCTCGACTTCCTCGCCGCCGCCCTCCAGATCCCCTTCGTCAGCCTCCTCGACAGCCGCGGGCCGCTGCCCTTCCGAGCGCAG AGCCCCTTCCACTTCCACATGGACCGACAGAGCTCTCTGGAGACGCTGGTGGATGTGCTGGTGAGCGTCCTGCAGGCCAACGACTGGAAGGAGACCAACCTCATGCTCTGCCACCCCTGGGATGTCTCCGGCTTCCTTGGCCTCTGGGCCCGCCGTTCCCAACTCTTCCTCCGCACTGTCCTGGACCTCGGCTATCTGGACGAGCCTGGGGCCACCCGCTACCTCCAGCAGCATGAGGAGCGCTTCAGGGCCCTCTCCAGCCCCGTGCTGGTGCTCGGCTGCGACCTGCGACGCACTCGGCTCATCTTCCAGGCAGCCGAGGAACTGGGCTTGCTGCCGCAGGAGTTTCACTGGATGCTGGGCTCTCCGCTCAGCACCGGTGAGCTGCAGACTGAGGGGCTGCCCCTGGGGCTACTGGCCTACGGGGAGGTCAACCGGCCACCACTGGAGCTCTTCATCCAAGATGCAGTGGAGCTGGTGTCCCGGGCCATCACCAGTGCCGCCCATGTCCGCCCCGACCTGGCTCTCCTGCAGACGATGGTGAACTGCAACGACAGACACCGGGCGGGCAGCGAGTCCTCAGGGCTCTTCCTCTCCCG gTTCCTGGCCAACACGTCCTTCCATGGCCGGACGGGGCCTGTGCGTGTGGAGAACGCGACGCTGGTGCGCCTGGAGCAGCAGTACCGTGTCTGGAGCCTGCGGCGGGACTCACGGGGGGAGCCCACCTGGGTGacggtgggcacctggcagcacGGCAAACTGGAGCTGGAGGAGGGCGCGTGGCAGAGCCACCGCCAGCGCAAGAGCCCcggcgagggggccgggggggcccgtGTGAGGCTGCGGGTGGTGACGCTGGTGGAGCACCCCTTCGTCTTCACCAGGGAGGCGGACGAGGACGGGAGCTGCCCAGCCGGGCAGCTCTGCCTGGACCCCGGCACCAATGACTCGGTGGTGTTGGACTCCCTCTTCGAGGAGCTTGGTGCTGACAACGGCTCGGTGCCACGGGCGTACAAGAAGTGCTGCTATGGGTACTGCATCGACCTGCTCGAGAAGCTGGCAGAGGATGTGCCCTTCGACTTTGAGCTCTACATCGTGGGTGATGGGAAATATGGGGCCTGGAAGAATGGGCGCTGGACGGGGCTGGTGGGGGACCTGCTCAGCGGCACAGCCCACATGGCCGTCACCTCCTTCAGCATCAACTCAGCACGGAGCAAAGTCATCGACTTCACCAGCCCCTTCTTCTCCACCAGCCTGGGCATCCTGGTGAGGACCAAGGACACGGCGTCACCTATCGGGGCCTTCATGTGGCCCTTGCACTGGACCATGTGGGTGGGCATCTTCGTGGCCCTGCACATGACGGCACTCTTCCTCACCCTGTACGAGTGGAAGAGCCCCTACGGCATGACCCCCCACGGCCGCAACCGCATGAAGATCTTCTCCTACTCCTCAGCCCTCAACCTCTGCTATGCCATCCTCTTTGGGCGCACTGTGTCCAGCAAGACGCCCAAGTGCTGCACTGGTCGCTTCCTCATGAACCTCTGGGCCATCTTCTGCCTCCTGGTGCTCTCCAGCTACACGGCCAACCTTGCGGCCGTCATGGTGGGGGACAAGACCTTCGAGGAGCTCTCGGGCATCCACGACCCAAAG CTGCATCACCCCTCGCAGGGCTTCCGCTTCGGCACCGTGTGGGAGAGCAGCGCCGAGGAATACATCAAGAAGAGCTTCCCGGAGATGCACGAGTACATGCGGCGATACAACGTCCCCACCACCCCTGCTGGCGTCACCATGCTCAA GACGGAGCCCCCCAAGCTCAACGCCTTCATCATGGACAAGTCGCTGCTGGACTACGAGGTCTCCATCGACTCCGACTGCAAACTGCTCACCGTGGGCAAACCCTTCGCTATTGAAG GCTATGGCATCGGCCTCCCCCAGAACTCGCCGCTGACCTCCAACATCTCTGAGTTCATCAGCCGCTACAAGTCGGCTGGATTCATCGACCTCCTGCATGACAAGTGGTACAAGATGGTGCCCTGCGGCAAGCGCGTCTTCGCTGTCACGGAG ACCCTGCAGATGGGCATCTACCATTTCTCGGGACTCTTCGTGCTGCTTTGCATCGGGCTCAGTGGCTCCCTGCTCACCTCGCTGGGTGAGCATGTCTTCTACCGCCTCGTCCTGCCCCGTATCAAGCGCAAGAAGAAATTCAACTACTGGCTGCACACGAGTCAG AAAATCCACCGGGCTCTGAACATGGGCACGGAGGAGCGGAAAAGCCAGCAGCTGAGCTTGGAGCAGAG GTGCAATCTCCAGCCAAGGCACGCACCGGCGGCAGGACAGCCCTGGAGCACCCTGCGGAAGGAGGCACGACGGGTGCGCTTCCAGGTGGACAAAGCCCCCTCCAAGGGCGAGgggtccctgcagcaccccaggaATGGGCAGGCACTGCAGCCCCCGGACAGGCCGGCCAGCGAGAGTGAGCTCcgggagctggaggagaagatTCAGGAGATGCGGGACCAGCTGCGCACAGCCCTGGTGAGGAAGAGCGAGCTGGTGGCCGTGCTGGGCACGGTGAAGAGCAGCCGGGCATTGCCCACTCCGTCAGCCACAGAGAAGCCCCAGGAAGAAAGGTGA